The genomic interval cattgttaagtCGTCTAGGAAACTTTGATTGTATTTAGTATTAATGATCCTAGGTGCCTTAAAGCGATTAATATGATCACTAGGGACAGTAAAAACTTGCATCTTGCAAATTGcacatattttgcaaaaaagcatGTACCAGACTTGTTTTGGCAACATATTGCATCTCCAAATTGTGCAAACTTATCggcggttttttttatttttttttggcaattatcTATGCAATTTCGAGGAAAAACTCGCAAGATTGACGTCTTTCTGACTTTAGGCTAGTcatctttgtttcaaaatagGCTGGAGAGTGTATTCAATCCATCAATTAATCCCAAGTCGTTTTGCTCACTGAATTTTTTGAAGACACTCTTTTTTGAATGATGGAAGGCAAGCTCATTTGTGTGTCTTATCCTTTAagaatcaaatgcattttaacGTCTTTCCATGGAGTATGGAGTAAATAGtcaggagaaaaaaatggcaatgcaCGATCTCATCTTTACCATGCAATGAAACTTAATCCTAATCCCAAAATTGTCCTGTCATTGTTACACTGACATTGctaaactcatttttttttattgtccaATATAAAAGATGTGCATGAAGTTGGCCTAGCCCATCTGTCTAGAAGGCAGCGTAAGCAAGACAAGAATCTTCTCTCCAGGTAGAGTGAGTTCAGATTTACGATTCACATTAAAGAAAGAACTAACCTTTATTTGCCTATCCAAAAGAGGAATTCGCAAATGGGATGTAAGTAAAGTTCGATTCAAAATTAACAATATTTGCGCTTGTTTTTAGCAGAAAAGTGAACATTTTTCCCGGGCGAGTTTTAGCGCAGACTTTGCTTTGCTGACGtctgaaaatttgatttgactcTTCTTGGCCCTGACCTACTTAACTTGTAACTTGAACAAAGGTAGCTTACTTCAACCAATGTCAATGCAATCTTTCTTCATCATTATGAGGgcttttttacatttcatcCAAGGAAATCTAACTTATTAGAGACTTCCTTACTGTCATCACAtgtaaaattgaaagacaagGAAATACTTGTCTGAGTGAGAAACTTCGGTTGGGTTAGATTGGGAGTTTGAAGCAGAATGTACTTCAGATTGCATAAAGTTTCGCATTGCTCTATCTTTTTACAAATAGTGTGCCACTTAAATCAACATGAACTTGAACTAAGACTATTTATAATTCTTGATTAACATTACAGGAGTACTCAAACGTCTTCTGAGATTAGAGAAGCCTGTCCTCCGAGGTCAAAAGTCAACAAATCTAGTCTTCGTTGCGCGTTTTGTTGACAAGTGCCTCTGAAATTATTGACTTGTTTTCGAACAATTCAAAGTACGATCTTATAAAATGCTTAGTTTCACATCCTACCCTAGGCTATTAATAGGTTTCTAAAATGATAAGACTCCTCGTTTTCccgaaaaatgaaataaaacaagaaatatgGTCCTTTGTTTTCTCAATATGAGCAAATATCACCATGTGCAAATCGGGCTTTAGCAACTGGCCTTGGGCCTTTAGTATATAATGGCATATTAGTCTTGTCTTTCATTAAAGAGCTTCATATTCTCTTCGAGTTTGAGAGGTCGTGTTTGCGTTCAGAGCTCATTCCCAATTGAGGAGTGGAAAGTTGAGATTCAAGCCCCCGAAAAGCTTGCCATCCTTGTTCAAGGGCTCCGATATCATGGAGTTTCAAGCAGTTTTAAATCATTGTGAGGTCGTCAATGGGATCAAGTACACAATACCCCAAACAGAGGAGGAATACCTGCAATGCTATCATTTCTACTCCAAATATTTCTTGCCACGTAAGACGTTTTGTTGTCTAATCATTCTTAAATTGGGATATGAAGGGATGTTTCCGAGGGGATAAAAGTGTTGACTCTTGTTTTCCAGAGGCTAGCATCTTTTGTAGATAGCTCTTTGATGAAAGAGACAAAAAGTAAAGCATTGGAACATGTGTGCACGAATACTTGTCAAGGACAATTAAAGCAAATGATAATTCTTACGTAGTaatgcaatgaaaatattatcCCTATCTTATACGACTTGATACAGTTACAtactagtgttggggcgagtccggtaCTAATCGGGCTCATATGAGTTACCTGATATTCCAACTTCTTAACGGAATCTTTAATTCCGGACACGAATCCAGCAAAAGAGTCGAGACGGGTAGAAAAATCGAGTCCTTTGCTGGACTCCAACCCGTCCTAAAATCCTATTCCGATTTTGTATAACTAAATTAGGCTAACACAATCACCTTTCAAGGGCTTGTATCCTTTAGCATGATCAAATGAAGACGGACAAAAGCAGTTTTCCGAAGAAATGAAATaggatgaacattttttaaattacGAGTCTGGACATGAGCTCTCTCTAAAAGATTGAGagtctggccaatttctcccaatTCGGGTAAAACACTCGAGTGCcatcggactcgagtccggacgCGCCCCAGCGCTGTTGTATACATTTGAATGCATTATTTTAGGGACAATCAGACCAATTTTACAATGATTACCCAACCAATGAACAAAACAACGTAGGGTATGATTCGAGATCTGCACAACTTTTCTTTAAAACTTCATGGAATTTTTATTagaagtttttgaaagctttgcCTACGGCAGGAGAACCAATGTTAAAAACAGGGCCTACCGAAAGTACCTTTAATGATTGATTAGGTGTTAATTGGGGGATATTTTTTCGACTTGGTGTTTTCATCTCAATTTAATTTTGTCGAGCCAATCCGAAATCTTTCAACACAAAGACACTCGATCATGAAGTATCGTTCTATACCCTGATTGAAAGAACCACGCATTGCGTTTGACAAAATGCATGAtatggaatttaaaaaaatggtttatttTTAGGTGAACCGATGAATGTGGCTCTCGGTGGTCAAGGTTATTTTCACAACTCCGAAATCAAAAAGCGTTTCATGCGGTTAGTTAGTCAAAATGCAAGTGTCATGGCAACAGATGTGGCAACCGGTCAACTTGTGGGAACCAGAATCGCCGGAGTTAAAGAGAAGTAATGATCACATCATCTTTACTTGGCTTGGCTTTATCTGATGACCCCAATCGTTTTCTCTTTAGGGAGAACAATGGCTTGACTGAGCCGTCCTTGAAGATGCTTCAGTCCAAGAATTCTGAGAAACTGGCCATCATCTTGTTTACATTTGCCAAGTACATAAAGGATTGGGATCACTTCCATGACTTCCAGAACTTGGATCGAGTCTATTATATGTACAGCCTGACCACTCATCCAAATTGGGGAGGACGGGGACTCGCTCAACAACTCCTGGCGCAATCTCTCAAGGTTCGTTTTGGTCAACCATTACAAGAACTAAGAGCGTTTAAATGTAAATGGGCTGGCTAGAAAGGAGATTTGTATCTTTTTACCCAATCAACTAAAAGAACTTTTCTACACTAAGAAGTTGTTTGACAATTTGCCCGAGGTTTGTCAAAGGGTTGTTCACTGGATCCCAAGATCCTGAGACGGGATGAGCTTGCAAGGGATAGATTTATCTAGTCCTAAGTTTTAGTTCCGAGTGCACTTTTTAACTCTTGATCTAAACCTCAAAAGGCTAAACAGGTTCTAGGATATGTCTCTGACCGATTAAAGTGAGTGTTTTGCCCACCTAACTCCCCGACGttcatcattgtttttttgccGAAATAGATTTGAGCATATTTTCTCATTAAAAAAGAACAATGTATATTTTAACTTCATATAAAAAGGTTGCTAACTATAGATGACCAAATTGTTTGGGATAATTTTGCTTTAATGTTTAAAGAACACCAGATCCCTATCGAGCAGCAACATGGCAACACATGCCCTTGCTGCAGTAACACCTTCAAAATCTTTAGAAAATATCTGCGTGAGAATTCTCAAGGCCCTATTTATTGCCCTTATCCAAAAAATCTACAGGagttttccaaatattttggaacaaagacTGTGTCGCAACTTTAAAATCTGGGACAGATTTTTGACCCCGTTTGTGACTGACTAAGGAGACTTGGTGACTCCAAAACTCCATTGCATCATGTAACAGGCTTCAGTGGACTCGAGATCAAATGCGAAATCGGGTCCAAAGATCAAAGTCTCTACCAGGAagtaaatttaaaaataaattaAGTTCGATTTCTACGAGTTTGCCTTTGTCGTTTATGTGCTTCAGATCCTCTTGAATGACACGTTTTACTGCTTTCAAAAGGGTACGTTAGCCATAGAAAAAAACGCAATTGAATGAAGGAGATCGGCCAAAAGCTCGAAATGAATAATGATGcaagaagcaaagaaaaaatggaatgagtATTGAATAGAGGTGCATGCAGATTTTAGGTAAATAAAACAACCCTTATAGGCCCAAAAGGCACTCCCTGATAAATGAGCTCTTAGTTCACTATAAACGTCAGCGCAGGCTTAGCGAAAACGCATTTTTTACGACAAAGATGTCGaacccctccccccctcttTTAAGAGTAAATGATTCTAGTAgctgttttgaaatgaaatatgtcgATTTGTTTAACATTGCTCACTTTCGTAAAGGAGTTTTCGAATTTTGGTGAGTTATTTACTTTGCAGTAATCTCTGTCAGCAAACAGATCTTACTGCATGAAAGTGTGTACTATGAGCGTCAAATTTCCGACCTGGTTTCCATAGGTGTGCGTTAAGAAATGATCTTGCGGTTATTTGAATATTGTCTTCCAAGTACGAAAAGAGAGGTTCACCCTGTCAGTCCCTTGATTGTGTTTACTAGCCCTCAGCACATTCAATGAGAAAGCTGGGCCCtggtttatttttttattttattatttttctctGTGCTTGAACCTCAAGATTCAAAGCCCAATTCATCAAAGCCGAAAAGTGATTCTTGAATCGAGAAAACATcgcattttttgctttatctttttttcttatttacaATGTCTCGATCCAAGCTGAATTTCTTCCAGGAGTAAATTTTGTCTAATACCAGGATTTCTCAAGGCAAGAAGGCCTGGTTGCTTTAGTGGGTCAGTCAAAGGCTATTCAAACACAGGAACTTGGCGTCGGCGAGATGTTTTTAGTGCAGAGCTAGCcataattgatttcaatttacATGTACAACACTATGATATATAGAGTACGCACTGACAATCCCAATTTCACGCATTGGGACGAAcgtatttttttaacaagttATCATGTTCTGTAggctcgttcttgtcagctctcatTTTTTcaggaaatgaattggaccTTTCatatcatcatgttcttgagataggatcgatcataactcaaaagcaggcgagctctagagtaaaaccggtcaaaaaggtcagaccggctaagttcaagttcaaagatgaacattggccgttgattaaagaaagattagaagaactggacctggtttcaattctggaacaggaatcgtccattgTGCAGCCATTGATtattcagtttcaatttttgaggagtttgctccagtctagcaatctctgaatgtgttccaaaacaaaaggtgggacacagataaaaattccaaaatataggaagactttgctcaaaaagagttgcaaactattgaaaaggctgaagagcaattcgaatccagtaattgtgaCTGATCAAAGACGGCTCTACCCTAGGTTGCTttacaaaaaagttggaaaattaaGGAGAGGTACAGATTGTGAACAAAATTCGCAAGGCTGTCTTAACAAAAACATTAACTTCCTAAAAAAGTAAGCAATTTCTTGCCTTTGACAAAAAGTTTTGCGATAGTTGGAAAGTGTCTCCAACTAAACCAATTATATTTTTG from Tigriopus californicus strain San Diego chromosome 5, Tcal_SD_v2.1, whole genome shotgun sequence carries:
- the LOC131880171 gene encoding uncharacterized protein LOC131880171 isoform X3, with product MNVALGGQGYFHNSEIKKRFMRLVSQNASVMATDVATGQLVGTRIAGVKEKENNGLTEPSLKMLQSKNSEKLAIILFTFAKYIKDWDHFHDFQNLDRVYYMYSLTTHPNWGGRGLAQQLLAQSLKVAKKVVAMELRLWPQMMRQSTFFRKMGMTVLSEVPWSEIESGWQKAICQCEIKSSNQFLSQI
- the LOC131880171 gene encoding uncharacterized protein LOC131880171 isoform X2, whose product is MGCEPMNVALGGQGYFHNSEIKKRFMRLVSQNASVMATDVATGQLVGTRIAGVKEKENNGLTEPSLKMLQSKNSEKLAIILFTFAKYIKDWDHFHDFQNLDRVYYMYSLTTHPNWGGRGLAQQLLAQSLKVAKKVVAMELRLWPQMMRQSTFFRKMGMTVLSEVPWSEIESGWQKAICQCEIKSSNQFLSQI
- the LOC131880171 gene encoding uncharacterized protein LOC131880171 isoform X1, with the protein product MEFQAVLNHCEVVNGIKYTIPQTEEEYLQCYHFYSKYFLPREPMNVALGGQGYFHNSEIKKRFMRLVSQNASVMATDVATGQLVGTRIAGVKEKENNGLTEPSLKMLQSKNSEKLAIILFTFAKYIKDWDHFHDFQNLDRVYYMYSLTTHPNWGGRGLAQQLLAQSLKVAKKVVAMELRLWPQMMRQSTFFRKMGMTVLSEVPWSEIESGWQKAICQCEIKSSNQFLSQI